One Corynebacterium aurimucosum genomic window, CCGTGCGTTCGAATATTGAAAGGGTCGAAGAGGCCCTCGTGTCCGCAGCATCTGACACACTATAGGGCGTGAAGTACAGCAGCGAATCCCCCACACGTACCGGCGTCACGCTTCCTCCCTCGCCGGAAGTCCGCCTCATTCCCCGAAGCCGCCGCGCCACGTCGCGCGAGTGGGATGTTCCTTTGCCACAGCAAGGTACCTGGCGGGTGCTGGGTGCGGCAGGGTCAGGGGTGTCGAGCCTGCTGATCGACGTTGTCTTGGCCCAACTCAATGCTGGAGCCGATGCCTCCGGCATCCTCGTCGTCGCCCCATCCAAGGAATCCGGCTCGTTGCTGCGCCGGGAGTTAGCAGAAAACCTCGATGACTACGCCGCACAGACTTCGATGGTGCGCTCGGTGCACTCATTGGCTTTTGCGCTTCTGCGCCACAGTAGCGAGGAGGAGCTGCGTCTCATCACTGGTGCGGAACAGGATGCAGTGATTCGTGAGCTGCTGCAGGGCCATGCGGCCGATCGCCGGGGCGCGTGGCCAGAGGAGATGCGCCCGGCCCTGGAGTATGTGGGCTTTGCGCGCCAATTGCGTGATTTGTTGCTGCGTGCCATCGAACGGGGGCTCGGACCGACGGACTTGGAGGAGCTGGGACAACGCTACGGCCGGCCCATGTGGGTTGCTGCCGGAGACTTCCTGCGCGAGTATGAGCGCACTCAAGCGCTGGCGGGTTCGCATTCCTATTCCGCTGCGGAGCTGGTCAGCCAAGTGCTTTTGCGCCCAGAGCTGTTGCGCGAGCACCCGTGGCACACCATCGTGGTCGATGACGCGCAGTTGCTGGACCCGACCTCCGGCCAGCTGATCGCGGAGCTGGCGAAAACTGCACGCCTCACCGTGATTGGCGGTGACCCCGACCAAGCGGTCTTCGCCTTCCGTGGTGCTAATTTGGAATTCCTCACCACCTGGAAGGCAGAGAACGAACTTCGCCTGAGCTCTACGTACCGCAGGCCGTCCCCGGCGTGCGTGAGCGTCGTGGATTCCCGCGGCACCTTGCGTGATGTCCTGGCCAATACGGTTCGCCGCCGGCACTTAGAAGACGGCGTGGACTGGCGTGATATCGCAGTGATCGTGCGCTCTACCGGGGATATTGGATCTGCCCGTCGCACGCTGCTTTCTGCTGGCGTGCCGGTGCACATCAACCCCACGGACGTGGTGCTCGCTGAGCAGCGCTTGGTCAAAGCAGTACTTCTGGCTTTGCGTGCTCTGGAAAATGAGCTTGAGCCCGTGGAGCTCGAGGACCTGATTACCGGTCCCGTGGGCGGCGCTGATCCGGTGACGCTGCGGAGGCTCATCCGCGGCCTGCGCCGTTGGAAGCCGGAGCAGCGCGGAATGAATACACTGCGGGAGTTGCTGGACGGTGAGTTGCCGGACTTCAATAACCTCCTCACCGAGCGCGAGGAAGCGATTTTGGCGCGTATTCGCGGGGTGCTGTCTGCCGGGCGCGCGGCCTTGCAGCAAGGCGCTGCTGTTGAGGAAGTCCTGTGGGAAGTGTGGCAAGCCACCGGTTTGGATACACGCCTACAGGCAGCAGCCCTGCGCGGCGGTGCCGCGGGTTCGCAGGCGGACCGTGACTTGGACGCGATGATGGCCTTGTTCGACGCCGCCGGCGATTACGCCGAGCGTCGTCCGGCGGCGTCGTTGGAGTCCTTCATTCTGCACATCACGGAGCAAGAACTGCCCACCGGCGTGCGGGATCGCCGCTCAGCCTTGCCCAATGCAGTAGAAATCCTCACCGCGCACGGCGCAGTGGGGCGCGAGTGGGACACCGTCATCGTGGCGGGCGTTCAGGAAGGAACATGGCCCTCGGTAGGGGAGACCGGCTCTCTTTTTGGGCAAGAAGATCTCATCGATGTGCTGGATCGCGGCATCACTCCCGGCACCCCAGTCAGCCACGTGTCGGGGCGCTTGGCGGAGGAGCGCCGTCTCTTCCACGTGGCCACTACCCGTCACCGGCAACGGCTGCTCATCGTGGCGGTGGACTCACCGGAGAGCGATGTCGTGGAAGAACCCTCGCGTTTCATCGACGAGTTCCTTTCCGCTCGCGGCGTTGATGTTCCCGGCGCACAAGCGCGCCGGGAGGCGGGCAAGCGCCTCGCACGCCAGGCCTGGCCACGTGAGTTGGGCCTCGAGGTGCCGGAGCCGAATCCGGTGACGCTGCCCAGTGCTGCTAGTGGGGAGGAAGAGCTCGATCCTCTCGATGTCTCCGTACTCTCGGTGCCCGCGTTTGTGGCGCAACTGCGCCGTTGTGCAACTGATCCGGAGACCAATGAGGCGGAACGTTCCCAGGCGGTCCGGCAGTTGGCCCGTTTGGCGGAGGCTGGGGTCCCTGGGGCGCATCCGGCTCAGTGGTGGGCCGCGCGCGGCGTGGCTTCGGAATTGCCGCTGCGTGGTTCGAGCACGGTGTCGCCATCCCGGGTCGATGCCTTGCTCACGTGTCCGCTCAACGCGGTGCTCGGGCAGCTCGTGGAGGATGATTCTGCGAACATCAACCTGCTACGTGGTAATTTGGCGCATGCTTTCCTGGAAGCGCTGGGGCGCGGTGCTGCCGCCGAGCCTGCGAAGCGGCTAGTGCTCGATGCCTTCGATGCGCTTGTGGAGGGGCCAGCGTGGCACCGTGAGGCTGAGCGTGTGGACTTTGAGCGCCTTATCGACCGCACTCATAGTTGGGTGCTCTCGAGCTCTACATCACTTGAACCCGTTGGCGTTGAGGTCCCCGTCAACGTGGACATCGGCTCCGATGTCACCATTCGCGGGTTCATTGACCGGTTGGCGAAGGCCGGGGAAGACTATGTCGTGGTGGATCTCAAGACGGGGACAAAAGTCCCGTCGGCGGCCCGCGCCCAAGACAATACCCAGCTCATGACATACCAGTTGGCGCTAGCACACGGCGCGCTTGTTACAGCACCCGCGGAACCTGGCGGCGAGTCGCAGGCTGTGTCTATCCGGACCGGTGATGGCCTGCCGCGTGGCGGAGGTGTTCTGGTGTATCCGCGCTCCAGTACTGCCGCCGTGTCCACCCGGGAGCAAGCCACCAAGCCTCCTGAAGAGCTCGAAGAATTTGCGCAGTCGCTGCCCGCACTCGTGGCTGAGCTGCGTGGTCCGGACCTGACCGCACGTGAAAACGCTGATTGTGATCGCTGCCGGATCCGCTCTATCTGCCCTGTGATGAATGAAGGAGGTCTGGTGACCGATGCCTAAGAATCCCGCTCAACACTTCAGCCCTGAGGAGCTGGCTGCCGCGCTGGGCAAGCCCTTTCCGCCCACCCCGGAACAGGCCGCCGTTATTGATGGCCCGCTTGGACCGAAGCTCGTCGTGGCCGGCGCAGGCGCTGGTAAGACGGAGACGATGGCCTCGCGTGTTGTATCGCTCGTGGCCAATGGGCTCGTGCGGCCTGAGCAAGTCCTTGGCCTAACCTTTACCCGCAAGGCAGCCCAGCAACTAGAGCAGCGCATCCGCCGCCAGCTGCTAACCCTGCGTTCCTCTGGAATCCTTGCCCCGGGCAGCCCAGCGGCAGAAGCAGTGGAAAATATCGCGCCAAACGTGTCCACCTATGACTCTTATGCGGGTGATCTTGTCCGCGAGTATGGCCTGCTCATGCCGGTCGAGCCGAATGCCCGAATCATCACCGAGGCGGAACGCTATGCCATCGCCCACGAGGTGGTCAGCAATTACTCGGGTTCGCTCAGCACAGATAATGCGGTGTCCACGGTCACCGCTACCTTGCTCAAGCTCGCGGAAACGATGGACGGAGAGCTTAAGAATCCGCAGGATCTCTATGAGCACGAGGACATCTTCCGCAAGACCGCTGAGGACCTAGAAAAGAGCAAGAGGACCAAAGGCGAGTTCGGCAAGGACTTGCAGAAATACCTGGATACCCAACGCCTGCGCCTGGAGTACCTGCCCTTGGTGGAAGCTCTCAAGAAGGAACAAGCGGAGCGCGGGGTCATCACCTTCGGTGAGCAGATGTCCATCGCCGCCACGCTGGCCAAGAACTTCCCGCTCTTAGGTGAGCAACAAAGCGCGCGTTACCGCGTCATCATGTTGGATGAGTACCAAGACACCTCCCATGCGCAGCGCATCTTGCTGCGCTCGCTCTTCGGTGGCGAGCGTGAGGGTCTATCAGTTACCGCGGTGGGTGACCCCATGCAGTCCATCTATGGCTGGCGTGGCGCGACGGCGGAAAACCTGGAAGCTTTTGTCACAGACTTTCCGCAGCCGGACGGCACCCCGGCCCCGAAGGACCAACTCACCACCTCCTGGCGTAATCCCTCGACGGTACTCAGCTTGGCTAATGACGTGGCGTCGAAGCTCTTCTCCTCAAGCCCCGGCGAGCGCCCAGTAGATGAGCTGTCGCCCAAGCCCACGGCGCCGGCCGGCAAGGTAGAGCTGGGCTATTTCGCTTCTGAGGACGAGGAGCGCGCTTTCATCGCTGAGCATCTCCGCCAGCTTTATGAGTCCACGCCGGAAGGCGAGGATTTCAATGCCGCCGTACTCGTGCGCACCAATAAGCAATCGCCGTTGATCGCCGCTGCCTTGGATGAGGTCGGTGTGCCCAACGAGATCTTCGGCCTCGGTGGACTTCTCTGGCAGCCGGAGATCCAAGATCTTGTGGCGGTAGCCACGCTTTTGGTGCGTCCACAAGACACCGCCGCGGCGCTGCGTGTGCTGACCGGACCGATGTGCGGTCTGGGCATCGCCGATATCCAGGCGCTGCATTCGCGTCAGCGTAATCTCGCCGGCGCCACCGAAGGCCGCACGCGGTGGGAAGGCGGTGATCCCCTGGCGCACCTAGCCGCCCAGGTTGAGGAGATTACCGCGGAGGGGCCGGACCAGGTGCTGGGGCTTGCCGACGCCCTCGCAGACCTCGGCGAACGCGATCGCTACAGCACCGAAGGCTTGGAGCGCATGGAGGAGGTCTCCTCTAAGCTGCGCTACCTCCGTACCTATTCTTTGGGCAAGACTCTCAACGACATCGTGGCCGATATTGAGCTTCTCTTCGGCTTGCGCACCGAAGTCCTCGCCTCAGGCAAGCCGGGCGGGGCAACGCACCTCGACGCCTTCGCCGACTTTGTCGCGGGCTTCCACGGTGATGGCTTGGCTGGCCTTTTGGACTATCTTGAGTTGGCTAAAGAGAAGGAAGACGGGCTCGAGCTGGGAGAGGTCCCGCTTGTGCGCAACCGCGTGCAGATCATGACGGTGCACAAGGCCAAGGGCTTGGAATGGGAACACGTCTGCGTGGCGCATGCGGATTCCTCGAGCTACAAGGCGCAGGCGGAGACCTTCCTGACCAAGATCGAAAAGGCCCCAGGTGACGAGGACGTCATCGATGTGCCCGAGGATGCGGTGACGCGCTCTGACTTTGATAAGGCGTGCACAGCTTTCAAAGAACAGAACCGCGAGTTCCAAGCAGAGGAAGCGGCACGTCTTTTCTACGTGGCCATGACCCGCACCGAGTCCACGCTGACGGTGACTGGTTCCGGCACGAATAGACTCAAGGGAAAGAGCAAGAAGGGCCCCTATTCCTACCTGCAGTTATTAGCGGATAAGCATCCGGAGCTGATTGTCCATTGGGATATCCCCGACATCCCTGTGGAAGAGGAGGAAGGAGGTGCAGTTGAGGCCTCTTTCCCTTCTTTGAACCCGCAGTCGGAAGCGCTGCAGGCAGCAGAGGCGGTACGCGCGGCAATGGAGAACCTCCCTCCGCTGCGCGATGGCGAAGTCTTCGGTCTCTGGGAACAAGAGGCGAGCGCGCTCATTGAAGAGCACAAAGCGCTGCAGGCCCCGGTGGTCGATGTAGAACTACCCGGCGAGCTGACGGCCTCTGACATGGTGGCCATGTCGGCAGACCCCACCCAATTCGCACGCCGCCAGCGCCGCCCCATCCCCTTCAAACCTAATTCCTACGCCAAGCGCGGCACTGCTTTCCACGCGTGGCTGGAGGATCGTTTCGGCGCGCCTGCTTTGCTGGGGGAGGATGAGCTGCCCGGTTCTCATGATGAACCGGACCACGACTTGGAGTCCCTCAAGGAGTCCTTCCTAGCTTCGGAGTGGGCACAGCGCACGCCGGCTTTCGTAGAGGCCCCCTTCGAGATCACCATTGGCGATTCCGTCGTCCGCGGCCGCATGGATGCGGTATTCCAACAGCCGGATGGCTCGTGGCTCATCGTGGACTGGAAGACTGGCCGCCGCCCCCAGGGTGCTGCTCTGTACTCGGCGCAGATTCAGCTCGCCGTCTATGCGGAGGCATGGCGGCGCATCCATGGCGTGGGGACTGTCCGCGCGGTTTTCTACTACGTGCATGAGAACTATCTTTTGGAGCCGGAGGACTTGCCCACCGGGCCACGGTTGGCTGAGCTTTTAAGCTCTGCAGTTTCCACGTCACCAGGGTTGAGTCTAAGGTAGTCTCACGAGGAAATCCGCATCATCTAGGGAGGTTGGCGCTTCGTGCCCAAGCACTTAGGCAAACGCATTACGTCGCGTTTCTTGTCGCAGGTAGAGCTGACCTCGCAGCCTGACCATGCGCTGCTTGACGTCATCACGATTCCGCGTACCGCGAGCACCAGCCCGTGGAAGCAACTGGCGCGCCGAGTTATCTGGGCTATGGGGCTGATGGTCTTTGTCACCATCATCGTCTTTTTCGACGGTGATGGCTACAGCGAAGACCTGTCCTTCCTCGATGCCGCCTACTATTCAGCGGTGTCGTTGACCACTGTGGGCTATGGCGATATCGTTCCCGTCACCCCCACCGCGCGCTTCATCAACCTCATTATCGTTACCCCGGCCCGCCTGCTCTTCCTTGTTTTGTTGGTCGGTGCTACCTTGTCGGTTCTGACGGATCGAGCCCGCCGCACCTTTGAAATCCAGAATTGGAGAAAGCAATTGCGTAACCACACCGTTGTCATCGGCTATGGCACTAAGGGCGCTGGTGCGGTCGCCGCCCTCATCGCCGATGACGTTCCCGCCTCCCAAATCGTGGTTGTTGACAACAACCGCGCGGCCCTAGCCAGCGCCGAGCACCACGGCCTCGTCACCATTTACGGCTCCGGAACCAAGCAAGACGTGCTGCGCATCGCCGGCGCGCAGCACGCCTCGTCGGTGGTGGTGACTCCGTCCACGGACGATACCGCGGTGCTGTGTACCTTGTCCGTGCGCGAGCTCAACCCCAAGGCCAAGGTGGTCGCTTCCGTGCGTGAATCCGAGAACCGCCACCTACTCCTCCAATCCGGTGCCGATTCGGTGGTCACCTCCGCAGAGACCGCCGGACGTCTCCTGGGCCTAGCCACCGTGACACCGACGGTGGTGGAGATGATGGAGGACCTCCT contains:
- a CDS encoding ATP-dependent helicase, translating into MKYSSESPTRTGVTLPPSPEVRLIPRSRRATSREWDVPLPQQGTWRVLGAAGSGVSSLLIDVVLAQLNAGADASGILVVAPSKESGSLLRRELAENLDDYAAQTSMVRSVHSLAFALLRHSSEEELRLITGAEQDAVIRELLQGHAADRRGAWPEEMRPALEYVGFARQLRDLLLRAIERGLGPTDLEELGQRYGRPMWVAAGDFLREYERTQALAGSHSYSAAELVSQVLLRPELLREHPWHTIVVDDAQLLDPTSGQLIAELAKTARLTVIGGDPDQAVFAFRGANLEFLTTWKAENELRLSSTYRRPSPACVSVVDSRGTLRDVLANTVRRRHLEDGVDWRDIAVIVRSTGDIGSARRTLLSAGVPVHINPTDVVLAEQRLVKAVLLALRALENELEPVELEDLITGPVGGADPVTLRRLIRGLRRWKPEQRGMNTLRELLDGELPDFNNLLTEREEAILARIRGVLSAGRAALQQGAAVEEVLWEVWQATGLDTRLQAAALRGGAAGSQADRDLDAMMALFDAAGDYAERRPAASLESFILHITEQELPTGVRDRRSALPNAVEILTAHGAVGREWDTVIVAGVQEGTWPSVGETGSLFGQEDLIDVLDRGITPGTPVSHVSGRLAEERRLFHVATTRHRQRLLIVAVDSPESDVVEEPSRFIDEFLSARGVDVPGAQARREAGKRLARQAWPRELGLEVPEPNPVTLPSAASGEEELDPLDVSVLSVPAFVAQLRRCATDPETNEAERSQAVRQLARLAEAGVPGAHPAQWWAARGVASELPLRGSSTVSPSRVDALLTCPLNAVLGQLVEDDSANINLLRGNLAHAFLEALGRGAAAEPAKRLVLDAFDALVEGPAWHREAERVDFERLIDRTHSWVLSSSTSLEPVGVEVPVNVDIGSDVTIRGFIDRLAKAGEDYVVVDLKTGTKVPSAARAQDNTQLMTYQLALAHGALVTAPAEPGGESQAVSIRTGDGLPRGGGVLVYPRSSTAAVSTREQATKPPEELEEFAQSLPALVAELRGPDLTARENADCDRCRIRSICPVMNEGGLVTDA
- a CDS encoding ATP-dependent helicase — its product is MPKNPAQHFSPEELAAALGKPFPPTPEQAAVIDGPLGPKLVVAGAGAGKTETMASRVVSLVANGLVRPEQVLGLTFTRKAAQQLEQRIRRQLLTLRSSGILAPGSPAAEAVENIAPNVSTYDSYAGDLVREYGLLMPVEPNARIITEAERYAIAHEVVSNYSGSLSTDNAVSTVTATLLKLAETMDGELKNPQDLYEHEDIFRKTAEDLEKSKRTKGEFGKDLQKYLDTQRLRLEYLPLVEALKKEQAERGVITFGEQMSIAATLAKNFPLLGEQQSARYRVIMLDEYQDTSHAQRILLRSLFGGEREGLSVTAVGDPMQSIYGWRGATAENLEAFVTDFPQPDGTPAPKDQLTTSWRNPSTVLSLANDVASKLFSSSPGERPVDELSPKPTAPAGKVELGYFASEDEERAFIAEHLRQLYESTPEGEDFNAAVLVRTNKQSPLIAAALDEVGVPNEIFGLGGLLWQPEIQDLVAVATLLVRPQDTAAALRVLTGPMCGLGIADIQALHSRQRNLAGATEGRTRWEGGDPLAHLAAQVEEITAEGPDQVLGLADALADLGERDRYSTEGLERMEEVSSKLRYLRTYSLGKTLNDIVADIELLFGLRTEVLASGKPGGATHLDAFADFVAGFHGDGLAGLLDYLELAKEKEDGLELGEVPLVRNRVQIMTVHKAKGLEWEHVCVAHADSSSYKAQAETFLTKIEKAPGDEDVIDVPEDAVTRSDFDKACTAFKEQNREFQAEEAARLFYVAMTRTESTLTVTGSGTNRLKGKSKKGPYSYLQLLADKHPELIVHWDIPDIPVEEEEGGAVEASFPSLNPQSEALQAAEAVRAAMENLPPLRDGEVFGLWEQEASALIEEHKALQAPVVDVELPGELTASDMVAMSADPTQFARRQRRPIPFKPNSYAKRGTAFHAWLEDRFGAPALLGEDELPGSHDEPDHDLESLKESFLASEWAQRTPAFVEAPFEITIGDSVVRGRMDAVFQQPDGSWLIVDWKTGRRPQGAALYSAQIQLAVYAEAWRRIHGVGTVRAVFYYVHENYLLEPEDLPTGPRLAELLSSAVSTSPGLSLR
- a CDS encoding potassium channel family protein, which gives rise to MPKHLGKRITSRFLSQVELTSQPDHALLDVITIPRTASTSPWKQLARRVIWAMGLMVFVTIIVFFDGDGYSEDLSFLDAAYYSAVSLTTVGYGDIVPVTPTARFINLIIVTPARLLFLVLLVGATLSVLTDRARRTFEIQNWRKQLRNHTVVIGYGTKGAGAVAALIADDVPASQIVVVDNNRAALASAEHHGLVTIYGSGTKQDVLRIAGAQHASSVVVTPSTDDTAVLCTLSVRELNPKAKVVASVRESENRHLLLQSGADSVVTSAETAGRLLGLATVTPTVVEMMEDLLSPNEGFSVAERAVREFEVGSNPRHLADIVLAVLRNNELHRVDTADAYALKPGDRLLYIKHEMQQAAEDTDEDEDEGN